The nucleotide window ACTGAAACTCAGTTCTAGGCTGAGCTGTGGGAGGGTTATTGTGTTCTTACTGTAAAACCAGGGCTATGTATCCTCTAGGTGGTGTTTATACTCATCCGGGtatggtcatgatatgatgttcTTCCTCCGATATGATTATGTACCCTCGCATCATCAATAAATCATATTAGGCGGTTTCAACTTGATTAACTAATTCGTTTCATTCGTTTCATCTACTTTTGTTAGACTCCTACATCAGTACCACCAACAAATCCAGAGTTGGGAAGGAATGGCGCAGATGGGAAAGAGCGAGCTAGCTTCAGCCAAAAAACCCAAGGGAGCTGCAGGAAATACAGGTTTGGTTAGTGGCAAGGCTGGGGAGAGTGGAAAAGCAACTTCTGGTTCTGGAATGATGGAGTTTCACAAAGGTCAGTGGTCCTTTCATTGTATTCTTAGTGAATGAGCAAATAGTTAATTTCCACAGTACTGTGATGATTAATTTACGAAGTGGTTAATTTGAGGTGGACTATGAGAGAAAGAACAAATTAGAATCAAGAAGATTATAAAACAGCTACTGAAATTCAATTGGTATAATATTGCTTACAGTTTCTTTGGTTCTTATGTTACAGTGGCATTTTGTGATCTGCAGGCTCTTCACATGGTTTTAGATAGCCCGATTAATAAAGCTGGGAAGTTGCGAGGTGTGTATATGAAGACCAAGGATGGTAAACTTATTGAGATTAAACCATATGTTCGTATCCCAAGGACGTTAAGCTATTCTTTGGTGTCATGTGTAAGTCCATCTTATTTCCTTGTCTTACATTATGCTTTATAAATTGTTTCTGTTCTGATAAAATGTGAGGAGGAATATCATCATCTTTTATCTTATTTCTGATGCTATGCAAATATATACTTAGCTCACAACggtaaaacaagaaaagcatgTTGAATGTAAATGCCTGTAATGAGCAGCCAACATTGACCACCATCCATGTGGCGATTGCCTTAGTTTAACTGACTTCTAACATGTTCTTTGCTTTTTCTTGAAAACCCGTTTTAGTGGTTTATTTAATCCTGCAATTCACCTTGCAGTGCAGCTGCTACAGAAACTGAGTACATCTGTCGTTGGTAAGCGTGAGAAACTTATGCGTATGATCAAGAACCCTATGACACAGTATTTACCTGTTAACTCCCGGAAAGTAGGTGAGTATATTGTACTTTGGAAGCATTCATGTCACATCCATTATGAATGTCATGATGTATTTTTGCATTTCAGGACTCTCGTACAGTTCATAGAAACTAGTTAGCATTCAAAAATATGTTGCTGCTGCTGAAAACAATATGGACCTTGTTTTTGTGGTATGATTTGTACTAACTTGGCGTTATCTTTATATATAATATGGTAAAAATGGTTTGTACTaacttaaaaaaattatttgttaaGAAAACCTGTGAGAACATTAGGATTCAAAGGAACATAGATAGACCTAGACATTATTAGGCCATGCATTTTCTTTATGGTCCATTGTATTTGAACTAATCGGATAGAAGTAATTATTTGAAATCATGCATTACTTCCGGTTACGTCTTCTATGTAAATATCTATTGTTAATAGTTTAATCAAGCTGTTAAACTATAGAATATTAGCTGTGTTTTTGGGATTCAAATCACTCATccaaatgggtcattttgtcaaaattttgaTGACCAAGCTGGTTCCAGTAACTGCCTTAGATTAATGTACTAATGTACTAACTTTTCACAAGCTTTAGATTGCTCTTGAGTCTTTACCATTTTGCATTGATTAAAGCTTTAAACTATTCACAAGCTTTAAACCATTTTGCATTATATACTTTATTTCATGGTTTGATGAATATAATcttcatatatcatatatactatgttttttttttttttttgcagtgggATAGAAGAACAAATCTTGTTTACACAGAAAAGGATATTGATGAAGTTCGGGCTGAACGGGCGAAACATGTTATGAAGTTTGCACAAGTGTAGTGCGCACAAAGAGGATCTGTGGTATATGCATAGTTAGGGCTAGCTGTTTTTGTGCATATTGACATTGAATGCATAGCTAGATTATGGAGGGTTTTTTTGCCTAACTAATATGATCGACTTTTGCCTTTATCGATCATATTTTGACCTCCTAACAGATTACTCAACTTGTAGGATGGATTGATGGTAATGTTGAATATTGATGTAGTTTGCTGGCTGATTTAAATGAAATGGCCTTTGACTTGTTATAGTTGGATGTTGTTATTGTGCTTACTAGTCAACACaggtttttcaatatatgatgtGGTTATAATACAGCTCATACAATATAAATACCGAATGAAGTTGTTGTTGCACCAAACATCAGACAACTTAAATACCAAATCAAGCTGACGTTAAACAAAACATCAAACAACAGATATTTGTGGTTATAAGACAACTGAGACAATATAAATAACCAAGAAACTGATATTAAACCTtgcatcaaacaacagaatttaaccaaatatctgttgtctgaaacaatAGAAGACCATAGAAGAAATAGGCCATCTAAATTCCTTATGACAACCAGACAACAGATGTATGTGGTTATAAGACAACTGAGACAACATATATAACCAAGAAACTGATACTAAACCTGACATCAAACAACATAATTTAACCAAATATCTGTGGTGTGAAACtcagtcagacaacagaacagCTGAAGAATCTCTTTACTCACATGATTTAATTATGTCGtttgaataaaaaagaaacaataaaacataaaaaatatatgTCGTCCACAAtagattcacacaacagaaaattaacCAAGATAGATCAAAACTCTATATTCACACCACAGATTTCTGTCGTGTTAACTAAATACATACGATAGAGTTTTATAAATAGATGTTGTCCAGAATCTTTTATAACAACATATTTCTGTCGTTTGATTACATCTTCAACCTCAGAAAGTCATAATTCGGCATATCTCAatacaatcagacaacagattattggccggcctatgttgtttgagtgaaaTATAGATCACGggtaatatctgtcgtctgaaggcctaagAGATatcaggctactagacaacagaaattttctgaatcagacaacagtcctCGGCTGTTGTCTGATGGGTTTATTGACATAGTGAAACATTCATACACAAAACTAAAACATTAAAACACTATTTTTGGACACAGAACAAAGAAACCTAGTGTGTTCTATTTTTCCCAATCCTCATTATATCATCAAaatctttctttcttgtggTCCTCTTCAAAAATCACTCTTGGATGCCAAGAAGTAGTCTGATTGAGAGCCATGTTATCATTTTAAATTTAATCAATAATAAAAACAGTTGCATGGTGGCGAGTATGTAATCCAATGTATTAAAATTATTGATCTGCGTTCTTGAATAGAATCTAACTAGGATAAATTTTCTGCAAAGATATTTCATGCATAtataatcaattaatcataaaaaccTTTTGATCATAGGAATGGTTGCATAGTGGCCGATGAAAATGAAGCCTGCATTTTTAAAATTTTCGGGCATCCCTTGTAAATCTGGTCTCTTTAAGCATATCTTCACCCTAATTATATTCTCTAATCTCATCCTTTTTCGGCCGGCTCAATTTTACTGTTTTGGTTCTCATAATAggcattttcttttccttcattaaTTCTTTGATTGCTTGCATGCAGACATGCAGTAGGCCCAGTCAGCGATGGTAGCAGAGAGGAACGTgcagagaaatttttttttttttataaattattattattattattattatttgaagAAAAACGCAGAAAGATGAAATTTAATCAGAAAGAAACAATCTATTTAACTCATCTAACAATAATCGCAGCTTCAATCCACTGTGGGCAGACCAAAAACTTGTTCTTCAGTGCCAGAAGATCATTCTTCGTTCGAGCATTTATTGCAACCACATCCGTGACTGATGATGCATCCGCTCGTGATGAACAAGTTGCTCCCAACTCCTCTGCCATTTTCCACAGATTAGTGTTATGAGAGTTAAAAACAATCACATACCCCTTCAACACCCGCTTCTGAAGAATTTTTAACACCTGCCTTACATCAATGTCGATAGGATTGTTGGTCCAGATATCATGGATTCGCTTGAGGCACCGAAGAATGTGTTCAAGATAACCGCTTTCATCGGTCCTTAACTCGGCATGAGATTGACCGGTAACATTATTGAGATGACAAGTGGATTTGAAGAAATAGTACTTTTGCATTACTATCAAATTGTCCTGATTTTTCTTTGTCCATGCGTTTCTTATATCGTCGAGGATCAAGACATTAGAATTTTGGCAGCCGCGCACAAGATTTAGACACTTCTTTTGTCCTGGGGAGCTATGATCATCACGCGATGTTATTTTAGAATTGGAGGTGGAGGTGAAGAAGTACTCTTTTCCGGGGTCAAGCAGCTCAGCCATTTGCATCGCGTAAGCTCGACAGCCCATTGTGTATATGTGCATCTCAAACATTTGACCGGCTTCCTTTAGAAATGTCCTCACGAATGGCCTCAGCTTGGTTATTATGATGGAATTCATGAAAATATCACCTGGCAGAGATGGATCATCTGGTTTGGTGATCAAGTATTCTTCTAGGGGCGTCAAATTTTTGAGTGAAATGGAATGCAGTGGCGTGTGATCAAGATCAAGTACCCTGttaagttttttgttttgtgtcacATATGTATGacttggaatttgatttcagTGCTCTCTCAAGATACGAAGCAATGGAATTGATCAGGTGACTCATTGTGATGATGAAAAAGTTTGAACAAGTTTTAATCAACCAAGAACGAGAATTGTAGTAGGGACTTTATATGTAGGAGAACTATACCTAATCTTCCTTGTACGTGTACTCCGTGGCACATATGGACACGGACTTATTATGGAATTGGGTTAGGCCGGGGCAGTAACTCCTAGAACAAGATAGAGAGAACTGAAATATAATGGGAATCTTAGTGCCTTGGATTTGCAACGAGATAGAGACAATCTCCTAGCAGTCTGGGTGTGAAGAAGATGTATAATGGGAGAAAGATAATTGAGCAAAAGAGGAAAGCTAGGGATCGcgcattttgatttttttttttcttttttgaaaatagGGCCAATacggctgcccttaagccttaACCATTAATGAAAACAAAGAATACATTggggatattttttttttctttaattcaaTAAAATGGAGGGAATATGAAAGTAGATAGTGTAAATTTTAAGTTGAGCTGAATATTTTGCCGCTTTTAATTAAAGAGCCACTTAAAATTTTCAGGAAATTCTAAATTCTTGAGACCTTTGTAGATGGACGCGAGCAATACTCTCATTATTCTTTTTCTAAGTTTTTACTTTTTCCTTGACTTTTTACCAGTGTGGTTTAACTTGTTTATCggatatgaagaaatatacacattcgaaaactaataatatggagagaaaaataaattgatCCACTAATCATCGGATAAGATGATTGTGAGTCAAAATGTTGATGCTAAAAGTATTATTATCCACTTACATATGATTTGATCTCAATCAATAATATATATTGCCCGAAGTAGTCGTCCGGAAATTGGACAAAAAATGAAGATGTCACTCCCAAAACCTAGTCGCTTGTGCTCGGTGATCCAAACATGGCGACTGCTGCTGGTCTCCATTCTAAGTGGAGAAACCCACTCCACATCCCACAATCCAATCTCAGCCCTCCAATCTTGGTCAGCGACCAACCAACAAAAAGAAGGTTATGCAACATTCAAGGTTTCTGACCTGTGCCTACTTGGGTTCGATCCAGATTGCGGCAGACCTCCAGGGGTGAGCCTTGGGCGCTATCCTCCAAGAGGCAGTGGTGGCTTGCTCTTCGAAGCAAGTAGATCTCTTGCGTCGGATCTCCAATCTACTTCATGTGGACggtcaagaagcttctcttgGCCTCATCCTGCATTGATCAAACCTTGGGACCTGAGGAAGATGGTGCAATCGGTGATTCATTGCCGAAGCAAGCCTGTACGAAAAGATGAGTTGGATGAGTTTGGTCGGACTCGACCACGTCGGGGACGTCTCAAAGTTAAAATTCTAGGTGATCCTCGGAGTTGGATAAGGCCTATGCTAACGTGGAGAGGATGGTCTCAGGATCTGGGGCGGAGATGAGATCGCCTGCATCTCGTATGTGCGGCGGCGATGGTGGCCGCGACGAAAACTGGTTCAAGAGCAGAGGAGCCCAATCTGGGTTGGATGCCGAGATCATTGTTGAGGCCCAACTCGAATTAGGGGCCCAAATCTATTGTTTGGCGCAACTTGTGGGTATCCAAATCCTTTTGGGTGCCCACATCCCTTTAGAGGCCCCATTGTGTTGGGGTTTCCAATTTCTTTTGGGTGCAACATCAAAATCCGGATTTGAAGCTCACAGTTTTGGGATCTGGTTCTATGGGGTTTcaaatttgggatccaggagtCTGGACCCAGCCATACCTCCTAGCCCCAACTTGGAAGAAAAGgagaaattttagttttttgttgAACTATGCCTATGTACTGTGTTCTAGTTTTTTCATAGTTATAGGCTTGCTTTCATTTGTGAGCACTgattgtctaatgagtggtgctagcatGCCACGTCCTAGACTTTCCCATAGATGGCAAGGGAAGGTATATATCTGTTTCGTTCTGGCTTGAGTTGAATGAAAGTTGTCTGGATtgattcaaaatatatatatatatatatatatatatatatatatattgccctAGTCACGTCTACTACTAAAATATATGTACTCACTTTCTCACTATTCTTGTTGGCACGTCATTCGATCACGCACTATAATGTATTCAAGTTTTGTTTACGTACGcttgtaaaaaaattaaaaggagcAACCTGGAGTAATTCAAAACTTCACTTTAAAAATTAAAGTGAtcatatttatttaaaaaattaaatataatgTCTATGAACTTGAAAATATTTTCCATtcaattttatataatttattttaaaaataaaacatgtaGTGTAATTTGGAATAAAAAAGAAGTGACGTAGtgtaagcaaaaaaaaaaactataaaaataaatcattaaaagaaaaaaaaagaaacagctCCACGTAGCTCGAAGCCTCGAACCAAGAATGCCCAGTAACTTTTCTTGTGCCTCAGCCACTCAAGCACACTCTTCTGTGCCTGTTGAATCTTTCTTTCAATCCAATATAGTCTAAAAGGACTGTGAAGTTAGAACGAGCACCAGAACAAACCATTGGGATACTTCAGCAAATTTTTAATAAGGGTGTGAACAGTGCATAGGGTTCGTTTGTCTTCAGTAGAAAATAGGGAGTCCTGGCTACTTAACCAAGAGAGTTAATTCGAGTCAAGTTAACTCGAGACAAATTAACTGACTTTTTGGCCAAGCTACTATAGTGCTTGTGCTGGGTTGATGATGAGAGCAATATTTGCTATGTTTTTAATGTTATtttctctacattttacttagttatctccttaacattatcatttctaacttagttttgtATTCTTAGATACTTTTGAGTCTATAAATTGAAGCTTCTTGCATTCCTGAAGAATTCAGAAGTGTAACAATGAACacctttattttgttttccgtTTTGTTACTTTGTAAAACAatttcaggttttgattttcttttaatgAATTGGAATTTGCAATTTCATGTTAGATTGAAGTGTTGGTTTTAGATGTTTACTTTTTGAATattatgaagcatgttttaggttttcaaagtATGATTTGCGATTTCATATGTATTATgcatgtttgttgattttgtgcttcaatctcATCGTTTACTTATttattgatctttggatgcatactaTGATTGATGAGCATGTGATTGAATCTATGTTAAGATTGCTAGCGTTCTACGTCTTAATAATTAAAGTGaaaaacctataattccttatGTAAATCAACAATGATTTTTGCATGATAAGATTAACGTTCCAACTTATTATCTttgcttgaattgatcaaacttccatatGCACTTAATGCGTTTATCGCATTCTTGTTAGTGATTACCTACCACTAGTAATTGCATGCTTAATAAGGTTAACTATGGtgtgttcatctagttaatttaattaagggaagtaaaaaagACTTTGTATgagttcatctttgttcttgatcgaTTCCTTACTATAACGTATTTTGATTCGTGTTTTGGGACTACAAGTCCAGTTCATGCAAACCACCAATGTTGTCGAAGGTTTAACTTCGGAACCATTAACTTCGTCGATTTCCTATGCGGCTCTGCATATCTACACCATTGCTGCTTTGCATATCTACACCATGCTTTATCGATGACGGCTACTACTTCGCTATTTTGCACCGTATTTCCTCTTCCCTCTAAAGAGCTTACTGTGTGGCTGCTGTGAGTAGGACGTGGCTGCTTCTCCTTCACCGCAAGTTTAACCAGTGTTTTACCTCGTTCTCGAATATGACGTTAATATCCTCAGATTTTCACAGAAACGACTAACAAACTCATACATGAAATGCATATGAGAAACCCCATCGGAAGTGTATGTTGAATGTAAGGCTTTCCCTCCCCTGGGTGCTATTAGTATGATTCACCCATATACCCAACATTTTTTTGTTGTGGTATCTGTTGTGTCCAATATGTGAAGAATGTAAATTAACTCTGACGATGCAATATATTGACCAAGTCTGATGTAGGTGGATTACCTTTCATCTTTGCCCAGTTAAAAGTATTCCCTATTCTTATATGAATCTTGCACCTCCTTTGGGCCTCTCCCAACGAGTCCCCAAATTTCAACTTCTGCATAATAACACAATCCATGACTTCcaataacaacaaaaaaaaacaaaaatattcaCAATCTCTCAATTCAGAATAGCTTATGACTACAACAAAATACTTGCAATTACTACAAGGCAAGTATTTGGTATGAGAAATATTGCCCAAACTTGCAACACTTTTGGTGTGATCTGAAAAGACATGAGAATAGACGAGAGTCAGGAAAATGAATGGGTTCCCAAAGTCAGTAACA belongs to Rosa chinensis cultivar Old Blush chromosome 4, RchiOBHm-V2, whole genome shotgun sequence and includes:
- the LOC112199440 gene encoding RNA polymerase II C-terminal domain phosphatase-like 4, with the translated sequence MGCRAYAMQMAELLDPGKEYFFTSTSNSKITSRDDHSSPGQKKCLNLVRGCQNSNVLILDDIRNAWTKKNQDNLIVMQKYYFFKSTCHLNNVTGQSHAELRTDESGYLEHILRCLKRIHDIWTNNPIDIDVRQVLKILQKRVLKGYVIVFNSHNTNLWKMAEELGATCSSRADASSVTDVVAINARTKNDLLALKNKFLVCPQWIEAAIIVR
- the LOC112199439 gene encoding ribosomal RNA small subunit methyltransferase NEP1 gives rise to the protein MAQMGKSELASAKKPKGAAGNTGLVSGKAGESGKATSGSGMMEFHKVAFCDLQALHMVLDSPINKAGKLRGVYMKTKDVQLLQKLSTSVVGKREKLMRMIKNPMTQYLPVNSRKWDRRTNLVYTEKDIDEVRAERAKHVMKFAQV